The Shinella zoogloeoides genome includes a region encoding these proteins:
- a CDS encoding site-specific integrase yields the protein MTAIQHVFKRGSVYWWRRRLPNGIGARAWMRLELSLHTKEMELARRIAPEVALASDCLLPALKSKMISPEDAKRILIQVATKHSHYLDAITSGRDAQKSRRSETVSAWAIRLYAAQGENAAIGPIEERALYAAGLDNSMIDEVRNCLEFHRTSGFARPGRQKLEGILKQYNIPLVDGHFREAESIYMRGMAAALLNTERRWSGVREDDLALVQAALSAQVVLPTAIAATAPYARPVPEEFPLAAQTPAIACPVAWQPGGTTAAQPAATQEVEGDDTDGADLEEEMFDTEGRGLVELVTRAAGERLASGDWNNKTCKQHIALANLFVRFMGHDDPRRMRQSHIADFKSIFYKMPKHYGKSPKDFDCSVAEILKRAENLSADERGFSTSTINRHMTQMGNIVDVCKHAGYPFGHYEGVAGLRSKRKGDVRDERGRFSTDELSALFSLPIWNGSASESERLDNGETVFHDAAYWLPLMAVYNGARREENCGLLLSEIDDDGELPCFRIENNWIRKLKNPQSKRRTPIHAELVRLGFLEYVAALRSSGHKLLFPELRAANSATPMGDVFDDNWQKMRAAALSNAKEEGKVFHSLRHWCNNEMKQGDIRPEIRKDILGHSNDDVNEGRYTDPARLRVMAQALSVVPVPSAKLLPHPIRLIKQVVNHEKRLGRSKKSDS from the coding sequence ATGACGGCAATTCAACACGTCTTCAAACGCGGTTCGGTCTACTGGTGGCGGCGGCGTTTACCGAATGGAATCGGTGCTCGTGCTTGGATGCGGCTCGAATTGAGCCTGCACACCAAGGAGATGGAGCTGGCAAGGAGAATCGCGCCCGAGGTTGCGCTCGCCAGTGATTGTCTTTTGCCAGCCTTGAAGAGCAAGATGATTTCTCCCGAAGACGCCAAGAGGATACTGATTCAGGTTGCGACGAAGCACAGCCATTATCTCGACGCCATAACGTCCGGCCGTGACGCCCAGAAATCCCGCAGAAGCGAGACCGTGTCGGCATGGGCCATTCGGCTCTATGCGGCCCAAGGGGAGAATGCTGCCATCGGTCCGATCGAGGAGCGCGCGTTGTACGCGGCCGGTCTGGACAACAGCATGATCGACGAGGTCAGGAATTGCCTTGAATTCCACAGGACATCCGGCTTCGCCCGCCCCGGCAGACAGAAACTCGAAGGTATCTTGAAGCAGTACAACATCCCACTTGTCGACGGTCATTTCCGGGAGGCAGAATCAATCTACATGCGCGGTATGGCGGCAGCGCTCCTTAACACGGAGCGGCGTTGGTCTGGGGTGCGGGAAGACGATCTTGCACTTGTGCAGGCCGCGCTGTCCGCTCAGGTCGTGCTACCGACCGCGATAGCCGCGACGGCGCCCTATGCACGGCCGGTCCCCGAGGAATTTCCGCTGGCTGCACAGACTCCGGCCATAGCCTGTCCGGTGGCCTGGCAACCCGGCGGGACTACAGCCGCCCAGCCTGCCGCGACACAAGAAGTTGAGGGAGATGATACCGACGGTGCCGACCTCGAAGAGGAGATGTTCGATACGGAAGGCCGTGGCCTTGTCGAACTTGTGACAAGGGCAGCGGGTGAGCGGCTGGCATCGGGCGACTGGAACAACAAGACCTGCAAGCAGCATATCGCCCTTGCAAATCTTTTCGTCCGATTCATGGGACATGATGATCCTCGAAGAATGCGGCAGTCGCACATCGCCGATTTCAAGAGTATTTTCTACAAAATGCCGAAGCACTACGGGAAATCTCCGAAGGATTTCGATTGTAGCGTCGCTGAAATCCTGAAGCGCGCGGAGAATTTGTCCGCCGATGAAAGAGGATTTTCCACCAGCACAATCAACAGACACATGACGCAGATGGGAAATATTGTCGACGTCTGCAAGCATGCAGGTTACCCCTTCGGTCACTATGAAGGTGTTGCAGGACTGCGATCGAAGAGGAAGGGAGACGTTCGCGACGAGCGAGGCCGGTTCAGCACTGATGAACTCTCGGCTTTATTTAGTCTTCCTATCTGGAACGGCTCGGCAAGCGAGAGCGAACGACTGGATAACGGTGAGACTGTTTTTCATGATGCGGCCTATTGGTTGCCGCTTATGGCGGTTTATAACGGCGCGCGGCGTGAGGAGAATTGCGGGCTTTTGCTTAGTGAAATTGACGACGATGGTGAATTGCCGTGTTTTCGCATCGAAAACAACTGGATTCGCAAGTTGAAGAATCCCCAATCAAAGCGCCGTACCCCGATTCACGCGGAACTTGTTCGATTGGGCTTTCTCGAATATGTGGCCGCGCTGCGTAGCTCTGGCCACAAACTGCTATTTCCGGAATTGCGAGCGGCGAATAGTGCAACGCCGATGGGAGACGTCTTCGACGACAACTGGCAGAAAATGCGTGCCGCTGCGCTGTCAAACGCCAAGGAGGAGGGGAAGGTGTTTCATTCCCTGCGACATTGGTGCAACAACGAAATGAAGCAGGGGGATATTCGGCCTGAAATAAGGAAAGACATCCTCGGTCATTCGAACGATGACGTGAACGAAGGTCGCTACACAGATCCTGCACGATTGAGGGTTATGGCGCAGGCACTGTCCGTAGTTCCCGTACCGAGCGCCAAGCTGTTGCCTCATCCAATCAGGTTGATCAAGCAGGTCGTCAATCACGAGAAACGCCTCGGGCGGTCGAAGAAGTCGGACTCGTGA
- a CDS encoding DNA cytosine methyltransferase has translation MTSLRVLDPFSGIGGFSLGLERTGGFRTVAFCGIAEFQRRILSKHWPEAPIYHDVRTLNADILKHDGIAVDVICAGFPCQDVSIAGRGEGIDGSRTGLWREVIRLAEELAPRLVILENISQIRSRGLERLLSALDAIGYDGQNTRHRQRRRAVHPSDDRQCNPSRDRLSGNNEPGQPWKTWNMIIEHHHNEYCDEDVVYIWIDEALPPGFELRLLIELLALAGPRRFGSRDASGRRDESAYALIEEELQRAAYKHGGEISSDKGYRLDYVDGYRIKVEYLPFGRTILEDSCHIRRRNPGMPRVSSADFEGMYGDGALAGVIERALAVQ, from the coding sequence ATGACCAGTCTGCGTGTTCTCGACCCGTTCAGTGGAATTGGCGGTTTCAGTCTCGGGCTGGAGCGCACGGGCGGGTTCAGGACCGTCGCCTTCTGCGGGATCGCAGAATTCCAACGCCGCATTCTATCAAAGCATTGGCCGGAAGCGCCCATCTATCATGACGTTCGAACGCTCAACGCCGACATTCTCAAACACGACGGCATCGCGGTCGACGTCATCTGCGCCGGCTTTCCCTGCCAGGACGTCAGCATCGCCGGTCGCGGCGAAGGCATTGACGGATCAAGGACGGGGCTCTGGCGGGAGGTCATCCGCCTTGCGGAAGAACTCGCTCCACGACTCGTCATTCTGGAAAACATCTCCCAAATTCGCTCTCGCGGACTGGAACGCCTGCTCTCTGCACTCGATGCGATCGGGTATGATGGCCAGAATACGCGCCATCGGCAACGCCGTCGTGCCGTTCATCCCTCAGATGATCGGCAATGCAATCCTTCTCGCGACCGGCTATCCGGCAACAACGAACCCGGACAACCATGGAAGACATGGAATATGATCATCGAGCATCATCATAACGAATATTGCGACGAGGATGTCGTCTACATCTGGATTGACGAGGCCCTGCCGCCCGGTTTCGAGCTTCGTCTTCTCATAGAACTTCTTGCCTTGGCGGGCCCGCGCCGGTTCGGTTCGAGAGATGCTTCAGGGCGAAGGGACGAAAGCGCTTACGCCCTCATAGAGGAGGAGCTGCAAAGGGCGGCATACAAACATGGAGGAGAAATAAGTTCCGATAAGGGCTACAGGCTCGACTATGTGGACGGCTACCGCATCAAAGTGGAATATCTGCCGTTCGGGCGGACCATTCTTGAAGACAGCTGCCACATTCGTCGACGCAATCCCGGAATGCCGCGGGTCTCCTCAGCAGACTTCGAAGGCATGTACGGCGATGGCGCGCTTGCTGGGGTGATAGAGCGGGCGCTTGCGGTTCAATAG
- a CDS encoding ATP-binding protein, giving the protein MMDTLTDRMTRYLLKRLRRRAVLTLYERAGDAGLLTSAFIEGEERKGTIWKVTDQAWHLLTGNPDRDRATVARMMGVGRAPRQRADEPITFIVPDEDAVDGVVTFECRTVGASEDQPKGRRRKVQRVSTAGSRSAGTLDIDFPYVTALLREHLPPPNPVRAAVALLVARAVGASLPDIQTLIEALRPAAPFVLLKAPVPRFELCLGMMLEDGLLLPFRAALEDVLRDNPLSGRYRQQQSAVNRRKLKTLSGIAVENTDDQDIRKQFRQALLDDPAPILLADETRSALTPVVTETADLVLECGGIDYEMLAELLHVCCGTPPKQSLIAMDDMAFDPESLTLDDVALAVRPGRAVEQTLSVLAMLAERSAAEEEEEREGKDERGRKQRSGKGRASETTSQRNAGKKKPQDVGIEVIEPVTPPDSDAAAADAAGTPSQQDRLLSVETLAGYGPARDWALNLKADLLLWKQGKLRWDDMTTKLLLSGPPGTGKTIFARALCNTLEVPLLATSVARWLEPGYLGDVLTRMSASFIVATERAPSILFIDELDNIGRRQGAGSRNYDDYWASLINRMLELLDGASKTEGIIVVGATNLPERIDPALLRSGRLETHVQIPMPNLEALVGILGHHLGSDLHAVLASAPVAYARRRLRPPPPINGKPPVRHEPDYKPQAEKGRRHD; this is encoded by the coding sequence ATGATGGACACGCTGACGGATCGGATGACGCGCTATCTCCTGAAGCGCCTTCGCCGCCGCGCCGTGCTGACGCTCTATGAGCGGGCGGGCGATGCGGGATTGCTGACGTCCGCCTTCATCGAGGGGGAGGAGCGGAAAGGGACGATCTGGAAGGTGACCGATCAGGCCTGGCATTTGCTGACCGGCAATCCCGATCGGGATCGCGCGACCGTCGCGCGGATGATGGGCGTGGGCCGCGCTCCTCGTCAACGCGCCGACGAACCCATCACCTTTATCGTGCCGGATGAGGATGCGGTCGACGGAGTTGTGACGTTCGAATGCCGAACCGTGGGCGCATCGGAGGATCAGCCGAAGGGCAGGCGAAGGAAAGTCCAAAGGGTCAGCACAGCGGGTAGCCGAAGCGCTGGCACGCTGGATATCGACTTTCCCTATGTCACTGCGCTTCTTCGCGAGCATCTGCCGCCGCCAAATCCCGTCCGTGCGGCCGTTGCGCTGCTCGTTGCCCGCGCCGTCGGCGCCAGTCTGCCTGATATACAGACGCTGATCGAGGCGCTGCGTCCCGCAGCGCCGTTTGTCCTGTTGAAGGCGCCCGTGCCGCGCTTCGAGCTGTGCCTCGGCATGATGCTTGAGGATGGCTTGCTCCTGCCGTTCCGGGCGGCGCTCGAAGACGTGCTTCGTGATAATCCTCTGTCCGGCCGGTACAGGCAGCAGCAGTCCGCGGTGAATCGGCGCAAGCTGAAGACGCTTTCGGGTATCGCAGTCGAGAATACGGACGATCAGGACATCCGGAAGCAGTTTCGTCAGGCGCTCCTCGATGACCCTGCGCCGATCCTCCTTGCCGACGAGACCCGTTCCGCCCTGACGCCGGTCGTCACCGAGACCGCCGATCTCGTCCTCGAATGTGGTGGGATCGATTATGAGATGCTCGCGGAGCTGCTGCATGTCTGCTGTGGCACTCCCCCGAAGCAAAGCCTGATCGCCATGGATGACATGGCGTTCGATCCGGAAAGCCTGACCCTCGACGACGTCGCGCTTGCAGTTCGCCCGGGGAGGGCGGTCGAGCAGACGCTGTCGGTGCTGGCCATGCTCGCCGAGCGCTCGGCGGCCGAGGAAGAGGAAGAGCGGGAGGGCAAGGATGAGCGAGGCCGGAAACAGCGGTCGGGAAAGGGGCGGGCCAGCGAGACGACGTCGCAAAGGAATGCCGGAAAGAAGAAGCCGCAGGATGTCGGTATCGAAGTGATCGAGCCGGTCACCCCGCCGGATAGCGACGCGGCCGCGGCTGATGCGGCGGGAACACCGTCACAGCAGGATCGTCTGCTGTCCGTCGAGACGCTTGCCGGTTACGGCCCGGCGCGTGACTGGGCGCTCAACCTCAAGGCTGATTTGCTGCTCTGGAAGCAGGGGAAACTGCGCTGGGACGACATGACGACGAAGCTTCTGTTGTCGGGGCCGCCCGGAACCGGCAAGACGATCTTTGCCCGGGCGCTCTGCAACACGCTCGAGGTTCCCTTGCTGGCGACATCGGTCGCCCGCTGGCTCGAGCCCGGCTATCTCGGCGATGTGCTGACACGCATGTCGGCATCCTTCATCGTCGCCACGGAGCGCGCGCCGTCAATCCTGTTCATCGACGAGTTGGACAATATTGGCAGGCGGCAGGGCGCGGGCAGCAGAAACTACGACGACTACTGGGCGTCGCTGATCAACCGCATGCTCGAACTGCTGGACGGGGCTTCGAAGACGGAAGGCATCATCGTCGTCGGGGCCACCAACCTTCCGGAGAGGATCGATCCGGCGCTGTTGCGCTCCGGCCGGCTGGAAACCCACGTCCAGATTCCAATGCCCAACCTGGAGGCATTGGTGGGCATCCTCGGTCATCACCTCGGCTCCGATCTCCATGCGGTGCTCGCTTCCGCGCCTGTGGCGTACGCACGGCGACGTCTGCGCCCGCCGCCGCCCATAAATGGTAAGCCGCCAGTCCGGCATGAGCCGGATTACAAGCCGCAAGCAGAGAAAGGACGCCGTCATGACTGA